From the Oceanobacillus kimchii X50 genome, the window TATCCCGGTGGTCCGCAAATTGATCGCTTAGCTGCTGAAGGTGAAGAGTCGATTAATTTTCCGCGTGCTTGGCTAGAAGCAGATAGTTATGATTTTAGTTTTAGTGGATTGAAGTCTGCCGTAATAAATAAAATTCATAATGCTAAGCAACGTGAGTTGACGTTGAATGCAGAAGATATTGCTGCAAGTTTTCAAGCTAGTGTTGTGGAAGTACTGACAGAAAAAACATATCGTGCAGCGAAAGAATATAACGTAAATCAAGTTATTGTAGCAGGTGGAGTAGCTGCTAATACAGGGTTAAGAAAAAGTCTAGAGAAACGTTTTTCAGACGAGGATTTTCCATTATATATTCCACCAATTCAACTATGTACAGACAATGCAGCAATGATTGCTGCTGCAGGCACCATATTGTTTGAAAAGGGTCATCGTTCCACACTCGATTTAAATGCAAATCCTTCACTTTTGCTTGATTAATCACAGGTTATTCACAAGGGTGTGGATATATTATGTAGATAAGCTACGTAATCATCTTTTGAATGTGGATGAAAAAAGTGGATAACTGTTCATTTAGTTGTGGATTATGTGTATAAATTTTATTAGTTCGAGTTTTTTAGACATTTTCCGGGCTTTTTATTGTGGATAAGTGTTGTATTAAATAAGGATATTAACAGGAAGAAATTTGGTGGAAATCCGATGAATAAAAAACAAAATTATTATTTTCAAACTGATTTAATCCTACTCTTTTTAGGATTTGTAATCATTAGTTTATTGGCTATTTATAATGCGCAGCAAATTGATCAAACTAATACAAATTTTGTCATAAGACAAATTGCTTTTTTTGGTATTGGTGTTTGTTTTGTGGCAGCAATACAATTTATCGACCTCGAACAGTTATATAGAGGTAGTATATATATCTATTTAGGTGGAGTTTTCTTATTGGGACTCTTGCTTATTAGTCCTGATGCAATTGCAAGGGAAATTAATGGAGCAAATAGTTGGTTCACCTTACCTGGGTTGTCCATTCAACCTGCCGAATTTGCGAAAATGTCGACGATTTTATTTCTAGCAGCAACGATAACTGGCCATAAAGAAAAGACAGAAGTTCAAACTATGAAAACGGATATTATGTTACTACTTAAACTGATTGTTTATACATTGATACCAGTTGGGTTAATTATGCTACAGCCTGATTTTGGTACGTCGATGGTGTATTTGTTTATTGCAGGAATGATGACTATTTTATCAGGTATTAATTGGAAGATTATTGTTTCATTAATTGTCGGTTTGATATCTATAGCAGCAGCTGCTATTCTAGCAATTATTCGATTTCCGCAATTTGCCATTGATGTTCTTGGAGTTGCACCATATCAAGTTGATCGAATTATGACTTGGTTTGATCCATCACAACAATCAGCAGATGCGACATTCCAGTTCGAACGCTCACATATGTCATTAGGTTCTGGGCAATTGTTTGGTAAAGGAATGAGTGGTTTAGAAGTACAATATCCAGAAGCGCATACAGACTTTATCTTTTCTGTAATTGGTGAAAGCTTTGGATTTATTGGAAGCGCAATTGTAATTTTTCTTTACTTTATGCTTTTATACCGTTTAGTAACTTTAGGTTTAAGCATTTATAAACATTCACCATTTGGCACATATTTCTGCTTTGGATTTTTAAGTTTGATGCTTATCCATGTGTTTCAAAATATCGGGATGACAATTGGGATCATGCCTATTACAGGAATTCCGTTACTACTTATAAGCTATGGAGGTAGTTCTGTCATGTCCACTATGTTAGGATTGGCAATAGTTTACCGAGTAGCGGTGGAACATACGATACAAAATGACTATCTATTTAAATAAAAGCTATAAAAAAACTCTCTGAGTCCATCATTGTGGATAAAGAGAGTTTTTTATCTTATTAACTAGGTTGCTTATGAAACTGATCGATAAATGTTACTCCTTCTTCATAAATGGTTGCTATAACAGAATGTATTTGTTGTGAAGATATTTCAGTTACTTCGAATTGTACATTTTTATAGAGAAGGTTCGGCTTCTCATGATTGGCAGGGATATAGCCTAATTGATCGATTAAGAAATCACTTAAAGTATTAAAATTCTCTTCAGGAAAAGTGATGCCCAGTATACCTTCTAATTCGTACAATGGTGAATGAGCATGAATTCGGTATCTATTTCCAGCCAGTTGTTGGATAAAAGATGGTTTATTCAATACATAACTATCATCTTCTTGAAGGACATCAGTAACCATTTCTTTAACCATATCTTCAGTTGTAATGAGACCTTCTGTGCCACCATATTCATCTAAAACAATCGCAAGTGCAATCTGTTCTTTTTGCATATCCTTAAATGCAAGGTCTACACGTTGTGATTCTAAGATAAAGAAGGGATTATGCATGATATTTCGAAGTTGAAACTTGGTGGTATCATTATGTTTATGTAAGTAAGAAAGTACGTCTTTTACGTGAATAATTCCTACTATTTGGTCGATATCTTCTTCGAATACAGGATATCTGTTATATGGATTATTTATAATAACATCCATTACTTCCTCATAGGGTGTATCAACTTCAAGCACACACATATCTAAACGATGAACAACGATATCCGAAATATGTTTATCATTAAATTCATAGATGTTTGTTTCAGGTTCAGGTGATGCGTGCTCTTTTGTTTTTTTAAGCGCACTTGTATTGATTACCAGCAGCCCCTTTTTCCAAGTCATAAAACATGCTATGCCTACAATTAGACTAAGTAAACCTATCAGCGCTATCGTCAAAAGCTAACAACCTCCATGGTTTTTTATTAAATTTTTATCCGGAAATATGCCATCACTTAGACAGTCCGCATATATAAAAAAACAGGCAAGTTTAAACTTACCTGTTGATAATTATAAACGAAAATAAATATTTTTTCAATTATCTAACTCTTCCAAACTTGTCCATTGCTCTAATAAGTCATCAAGTTTTTGTTTGGACGTGTTTGTTTCTTCTGTTAGCTCTAATGCTTTTTCGTGATCTTCATACACTTCTGGTAACGTCATTTGTTCTTCTAAATGTGCAATATGCTCTTCTGTGGATTCAATTTGTTTTTCAAGTTCAGCAATCTGTCTTTTTCGCTTTCTTTCTTCACTTTGTTTCTGTTTTTCTTCTTTAAAGTTTCTTTTTTTATCAGAAACAGTTACTGATTGAACAGCGTTTTCCATCTGAAGACGAGCAAGTTCTGCTTCTTCTGCTTTTTTCTCTAAATAATAATCATAGTCACCAAGATACATTTTAATTCCTTGTGGACTCATTTCAGCTACTTGGTCTGCGATTCGATTAATAAAATAACGATCATGCGAAACAAATATAATCGTGCCAGGAAAATCAGCTAATGCACCTTCTAACACTTCTTTACTATCAATGTCTAAGTGGTTCGTTGGTTCATCTAGAATAAGCAAATTTGCTTTTTGCATTTTTAATTTAGATAATGCTAAACGTGATTTTTCTCCACCACTTAATGCAGATACTGGCTTTAACACGTCATCGCCAGAGAATAAGAAATTACCTAGAATCGTACGAATATCTTTTTCGTTCACTAGAGGATACTCATCCCACAATTCTTGAAGCACAGTTTTATTCGAGTGAAGTTCGGTTTGTTCCTGATCATAGTAGCCAACTTGTACATTCGTCCCTAATTGAATATCTCCTTCGAAAGGAAACTCTTTTTCCACAATAGTCTTTAATAACGTTGTTTTTCCAATTCCATTCGGGCCAACTAATGCGATACGGTCTCCGCGATTTGCATGGAGATGAACATGGCGAAATGTAGGGTCTTGTTGTTCTTCATATCGAAAACCCAAATCAGAGATTTTCAACACATCATTTCCACTACGACGATTAATCTGAAATGACATCGAAGCGGATGATTCATCCCCCATTGGACGATCCATTCTTTCCATTTTTTCTAATTGCTTTCGTCTACTTTGTGCTCGTTTTGTCGTGGA encodes:
- a CDS encoding FtsW/RodA/SpoVE family cell cycle protein; this encodes MNKKQNYYFQTDLILLFLGFVIISLLAIYNAQQIDQTNTNFVIRQIAFFGIGVCFVAAIQFIDLEQLYRGSIYIYLGGVFLLGLLLISPDAIAREINGANSWFTLPGLSIQPAEFAKMSTILFLAATITGHKEKTEVQTMKTDIMLLLKLIVYTLIPVGLIMLQPDFGTSMVYLFIAGMMTILSGINWKIIVSLIVGLISIAAAAILAIIRFPQFAIDVLGVAPYQVDRIMTWFDPSQQSADATFQFERSHMSLGSGQLFGKGMSGLEVQYPEAHTDFIFSVIGESFGFIGSAIVIFLYFMLLYRLVTLGLSIYKHSPFGTYFCFGFLSLMLIHVFQNIGMTIGIMPITGIPLLLISYGGSSVMSTMLGLAIVYRVAVEHTIQNDYLFK
- a CDS encoding transporter associated domain-containing protein, translated to MTIALIGLLSLIVGIACFMTWKKGLLVINTSALKKTKEHASPEPETNIYEFNDKHISDIVVHRLDMCVLEVDTPYEEVMDVIINNPYNRYPVFEEDIDQIVGIIHVKDVLSYLHKHNDTTKFQLRNIMHNPFFILESQRVDLAFKDMQKEQIALAIVLDEYGGTEGLITTEDMVKEMVTDVLQEDDSYVLNKPSFIQQLAGNRYRIHAHSPLYELEGILGITFPEENFNTLSDFLIDQLGYIPANHEKPNLLYKNVQFEVTEISSQQIHSVIATIYEEGVTFIDQFHKQPS
- a CDS encoding ABC-F family ATP-binding cassette domain-containing protein, producing MILMQLNGISKSFGTEEILSNIKVEIKDQDRIAIVGRNGAGKSTLLKIMANEIPYDEGEFFKPKDLTYGYLSQHMKLESGKTIWNEMEDVFSHLKQMEKKLRELETKMADPTAVDDASYQLILKEYDDLQVRYQSDGGYTYESDIKSVLTGLSFGDYDYRAPINELSGGQKTRLALGKLLLQKPQLLILDEPTNHLDIDTLTWLEGYLVNYPGAIVIVSHDRYFLDRTVSIVYEISRHHSKKYHGTYSKYLEQKALNFEQEMKEYEKQQTDIKRMEEFIQKNIVRASTTKRAQSRRKQLEKMERMDRPMGDESSASMSFQINRRSGNDVLKISDLGFRYEEQQDPTFRHVHLHANRGDRIALVGPNGIGKTTLLKTIVEKEFPFEGDIQLGTNVQVGYYDQEQTELHSNKTVLQELWDEYPLVNEKDIRTILGNFLFSGDDVLKPVSALSGGEKSRLALSKLKMQKANLLILDEPTNHLDIDSKEVLEGALADFPGTIIFVSHDRYFINRIADQVAEMSPQGIKMYLGDYDYYLEKKAEEAELARLQMENAVQSVTVSDKKRNFKEEKQKQSEERKRKRQIAELEKQIESTEEHIAHLEEQMTLPEVYEDHEKALELTEETNTSKQKLDDLLEQWTSLEELDN